DNA from Neovison vison isolate M4711 chromosome 12, ASM_NN_V1, whole genome shotgun sequence:
CGAGATAAAAGATCCATGTGTTGGCAGAGGAAGTGGTCTCTGCTCTGCGTCTGTACCTGGCGCGAACCAACTCTTCCAGGTGCTAGTGAGAGGAAGTGGTGACAGGAAGTCGAGTGGGCATCTCACATATCACATCAGAAACCACTGCAGGTTTTCTCtgactcctcccctctgcctccttcctatGTCCTTGTGCTGCCCAGCCTGTCCGAGGGGGCGCCCACGTGAGGCCTCTGTGGACACACCCTGTTCCCCAGCAGCCTCACGTCCAGTTTTCTTCTGCTGAGTTCCGCTCTCCTCACCAGACACATCTTAGAGTTGGATGGAAGGAGAAATCTCTCCCTGGCAGTTGAATGAGGGAGGCTCTGTCCAAAAGAGCAGGACCTTAATTGTGGCTCAGGGTTCCAAACAGAGCAACCTGACATGGCGCCCCTGGGCCGCTTCTGAGGGTCTTCGTTTCATACCCTGAACACTCTGCCAGTGGGTGTGGCAAggcttgaggacagggctcagttGGGTCTGGTGTGGGGAAATACAGGAAAGTGGAAGAGCTTTGTTTCTAAGGACACAAGAGGCTTTTATTTGGACAGAGTTCAAATGCTTGTGTGTTGTGGCCCAACTGCCACACCCCTTTGTCCCACTGCCCCTCCActcactcctttttttaaaaaagatttatttattttagagagggaatgagagcatgagttgggggaaggggcagagggagagaaccttcaagcagacccccactgagcatggagccccatgcaggtctCCATCTCATGAACCATGAAGTCATGACTTGCCCACTTACTCCTTTCTTagtgttttccctttttcttttctaccatAGGCTCATTTTGTAACCTCCTACCCAGACATTCTGCTTTCTACCACCCTCTCACCTCTTCACGTTTTCTCCCTTGGTGTTCAGCCCAGGGAcacaaggaaggaaggcagagagccACACAGAGCCAGGGTCCCCAGGATCTGTGCCTTCTTCATGCCTTTCTTGGGGTCTTTTTGAGCTCTGAGACTCGGCTGGAGTCCTTCTGGGACAATGTGACTACTGTTCCCTTTTGCTCTGAGGCAGGAGGGTGGTTATCCAGAGGGCCTCAGAGTCTTGGCAGATCTTGGTGAGGTAGCTAGGAGAaaacaagaaggaaggaggaTGTTTTCAATTGAGGTAACCCCAAAAGCCAGGGTCTGTGGTATGGGGACTGGCTGGAACTCAGGACACTTGGGCTTCATccctgggctgggtggggaggtggCTGGAGCCGGCTGATCTACAGGtaaggaggggcagggcaggactTACCTTGCCGTCTCTGAAGCCCCAGGAACAGCAGTGCAAGAAGGAAGAGGCTGCTGGCCAAAAGGACTCCAAAGGCTGTTTTCTGCTCTGTAGGTTGAAAACAGTACAGGCAGGAATCAGTAGGTTGGAATAATTTTTGAGGCTACACCTGCCCCAGCAAGAGGGACaaaacagggagagaaagggaggggagagagagcatgtctGCGCTTGCACCCCCATCCCTGGTTAAGGAGCTCTTGGCAAGTGTTCTGCTTTCACCTAGGAACTGGGCACACTGTAGTATTCGTACTTGTTGAAGGCTGTGGGATGTCCATGTGTTTTCCTACCCCTTTCCACCTTGGGACATTTAGAGAGATTTAAGTTAGATAAGTTGTTGACAGGTAAACTGAAATTTTGCGACTAGCTGGGGAAACGAAGTAAGCTGAGACAAAACCCCAGTTATGGGGAAGCTTGCAGTCTGGTGAGCCACCAAATGGTTCCTGGGTGTTTGCATTTCTTGTTGAAAACCTCTCAATGACATTCTGTGACTTTAGGATGAAATTGCAGCCTGAAAGCCCATTGTGATCTGCCCTCTAATAGCGTAGAGGGTTTAAAGCTGGAGGGCAGTTAGTgcccatttttcatattttcttttttactaggtAGGTGGTCTTGGGCAAATTCCCTGACATCTGTAAGAGCTAGTTtgctcatcagtaaaatgagagTCATGATAATACATGTGATCATATAGCTAACTGCTTAGTACAGAGCTTGATTCATGTAAATGCTCAATAGAtgtaattactttcttttttttttttttttaaagattttatttatttatttgacagagagagatcacaagtagatggagaggcaggcagagagagagagagggaagcaggctccctgctgagcagagagcctgatgcggggctcgatcccaggaccctgagatcatgacctgagccgaaggcagcggcttaacccactgagccacccaggcgccctagatgtAATTACTTTCAAGCTCCAGGGccacttcttccttttcccacaCACCCTTGGCTCTAGCTGTGCAGTTCCCCAAGTTCTCTTGGGACTGTTTATAATCTGACCTTCACATATGCTGATCTTTCCATCTTGGCTGTTGTCTCCCCCACTGAGCTAGCTCCCTCAGCTGGCGTCCGTGGTGTCAGTCCCTACAAACTGACtaactccttgagggcaggaacccTTGGTCTCCAGCTCTCAGTATACTGCCTGAGGCCCTGGAACCTGGGGTTTGGTGGAGTCTTGGGATGTGGGGGCAGCTAGGATGGGGGGCTGCCACTTTGGGAACCAAGAGGCAGAGGTTGAACAAAGTGCTGTGGGAAGCAGAACAAGGCCAGAAACTGAGCTGGGGGCAGGAGAGCCATGAGCCCAAGTATGGAGGTAGGAGAAAGGAGGGCAGTCCTAGTACCTGGTGGGAGGATCTGGGTGCTGGCCCCCAGGGGCTGCTTCAGGGAGCTGTGGGCGACCTGGCAGGTGTAAGTGATGCCTGCAGGGCCAGGTTCTACGGTCAGGAAGGAGGAAATGCTGTAGGTGCCCGCTGCGCTTTGCCGGAGGCTGGAGAAGGAGGCGCCAGAGACTGGGACCGGGGCTCCGCCTGGCTCCTCTCGGCTCCACGTCACGGTCATGTCCAAAGGATAATAGCCAGTGATGCTGCAGATGAGGGTGGCTGGCAGAGTTTTGTTCTCCAAGCTGAGTCGTACTTTGGGGGAAGCtggaagaaagaatgaggaagaagaTGCCAGAGGGCCCCAACCTGATGGCTTAATCTCCCAaagcttcctttctcttcctgctggGAGTGAAAGTAGATTGTGGGAGCTGATGGAATTAACCCCCAGTGGAGGGCCCAAGGTGGGTGTAAGGAGTCCACCCTGggtgcaggccagaagggagcaCGTCTTTCATAGGCAGTTGAAAAATAGTAGTAAAACCAAGTAAAGGTTGACTTCTTCCCATCACTATAGGCTGCTGGTTTTCAAGGACATCAGTGATGAAGTACTCCTGCCAGTCAGACAGCGCCCACGGCCCCTCCTCAGtttgctgctgctccttctcaggATATGGTCCCAAGGACTGGGGTACTTGGGAGACAGCCAGCCAGGATAGGGCGGTGGGATCCGGGCTGGGAAACTGCCTGGTGGAATTCTCCTGGAGTCTGACAGGGAATGGTCTGTGCCTCTAGGATGGTGATGGCAGTTAGGTCATGGCAATGTGACCATCTGCCTCTTGGGGACTTGCCCTTGTGTTGGATTCTGTCCTGGAAAACGCTCCCATAGCGTACGTATCCCTTCCACTCTCCCTCGGAGACCCAAGTATGGCCTCACCTTGGACATGGACCTGGATGATTTGTTGAGCTTGGTACAGAGAGGTGGTGATCTGACAAATGTAGGTCCCCTCGTCCTTCAGGGTGAGGCTAGGCAGGGCAAGGGAGGCGTCCCCAGCCACAAGTAGCTGCTCAGGCTGTAGCGCAGCGCCCTTGCGCTTGGCCTGCCGCCGCCCCCTGGTCCAGCTGTATATCAGCTCGCCGTTGCCCTTATGGTGCAGCCGCCACTCCACACGGGTCAGGTCCAAGCCCGGTGCCATGGAGAAGCCACAGGGCAGGGAGGCTGAGGACCCCAGCAGGACATTCAGGGATGGGGTCTGTGTTGTCACTTGGAGCTCCACTGCAGTGAGAAAAAGAAGGGTGATTGTGGGCTGCTTCCTCCTTCAGCCCACTCGATTTCTAGCTCTGGGCACacgcctgcccctgccccctcctctggaCAATGAGGTCAGTTGAGCTCATTTCCCACTAGTTGGAACCACAGAGAAATGGTGCTC
Protein-coding regions in this window:
- the TAPBPL gene encoding tapasin-related protein isoform X1 → MGTEEKWCLLLCLALSRVAADPAERQLRAVDVVLDCFLVEEGRHLGGFASSRNMVKALLVLRQVPVLDDGSLEGLTDFQGDTLAEDNPPVTFEASVNLVQIPQAETLLHADCNGKEVTCEISHYFLQATENAAWFITNVQVSGGGPSVSMVMKTPRDVENGAVLHPTLNLPLSSQGMIQTAVELQVTTQTPSLNVLLGSSASLPCGFSMAPGLDLTRVEWRLHHKGNGELIYSWTRGRRQAKRKGAALQPEQLLVAGDASLALPSLTLKDEGTYICQITTSLYQAQQIIQVHVQASPKVRLSLENKTLPATLICSITGYYPLDMTVTWSREEPGGAPVPVSGASFSSLRQSAAGTYSISSFLTVEPGPAGITYTCQVAHSSLKQPLGASTQILPPEQKTAFGVLLASSLFLLALLFLGLQRRQATSPRSAKTLRPSG
- the TAPBPL gene encoding tapasin-related protein isoform X2; this translates as MGTEEKWCLLLCLALSRVAADPERQLRAVDVVLDCFLVEEGRHLGGFASSRNMVKALLVLRQVPVLDDGSLEGLTDFQGDTLAEDNPPVTFEASVNLVQIPQAETLLHADCNGKEVTCEISHYFLQATENAAWFITNVQVSGGGPSVSMVMKTPRDVENGAVLHPTLNLPLSSQGMIQTAVELQVTTQTPSLNVLLGSSASLPCGFSMAPGLDLTRVEWRLHHKGNGELIYSWTRGRRQAKRKGAALQPEQLLVAGDASLALPSLTLKDEGTYICQITTSLYQAQQIIQVHVQASPKVRLSLENKTLPATLICSITGYYPLDMTVTWSREEPGGAPVPVSGASFSSLRQSAAGTYSISSFLTVEPGPAGITYTCQVAHSSLKQPLGASTQILPPEQKTAFGVLLASSLFLLALLFLGLQRRQATSPRSAKTLRPSG